A single genomic interval of Eleutherodactylus coqui strain aEleCoq1 chromosome 3, aEleCoq1.hap1, whole genome shotgun sequence harbors:
- the LOC136620212 gene encoding interferon-induced very large GTPase 1-like translates to MEMAGYCDGSSTNIELANKVKEIGLDPEYWLCVLEEKLGINNVQSIQYIQPEDYSILEEKTRYLWEKRALRKLFNVPDSSTNIKETQEKRCQVMKEKNKQALKIITKLKTLSFEGKDRHDEMIRQREEEIRKALEIPSECSAPSEKSLVDLIDHYEKQIKLMEESFLTKVNIKDEDVLKYASGGLALEGLSQTRNIDAVFKKREPLLCVPKDFQLLGPEQSPVFQQKEFTSQIEETSFQKAVEKIGISLSSSVNLDFIGYGLKGSINYSKGSGSEKTSKRSSHKTYVCTTIYNYIPLASCYFTKDQLRLSQEALIALKDIEQLIDINSDEQVVRTKCTDFFQRFSTHANLGPIHFGGIYWWRASMEGITSNEMQEAKRNLSEALNFYMGASYAGSGADFHISKINTLASIDRSTISKFQKDIQFSSTRTGGPSEVESLFHWKSGLVSSNKTWSVIDRGFQLIPVWEIIVSNHRDQFTDIMKLSSSLIDSYTLSTGLTSKLMVGENRVTALEKAKLFLQKVKSWKTEDCKEHLKTLIDFKQTLNETTKRYSAWVNLCLSDKGLQEFLLNIVKGYQESTDKDVYLIKILLQELLETHIYSVDHFPDASFIMRWIYNSEQDELDQIYVSEFRELLDVLKKSRENVSPVTFCLSSSTEEQYQAKIKATQHISLSLNSFLKTMRKMKQKDTELLVLLIANNSGYCVKNSYFRNILGSKDVECLQSSMEEVYKEYSDLKAQCAEQAQAFVLYTGLTSSGEYKKMTVQQKTDRLNFMESHLEGYIFSNVDKIIHQHSQFCNWRKMEDNLRAFAYGNIEKKEFSTDEIAKELENICQDEIRLINPDQQSNSSNMDEDFLLLLKRLNLVEYYPQKMKTADFHKIFRSSMCETQTLGEDQLLFHYLQKLLMLDYRARYVQCKSAEALGQKNTLTVKEEDRNVTADNFLDDFLDDSNEECEKQIASNEQPIHPMDVQMALFHCANDFMRQYIYTKLSICQFALPLLVSNPSTKCIEFPLWSFQEVKKKWKSKSGANKDDKSNNTFITAAETPIVSFIRFGPSTSSKSQIINWLMSKQRHDIFFHRHCKGSSKNSLLINGITEIAWYCPGGKDDDAFDDCIAFTNLHGDAREHDKQVQFLEQISSVIVVLFNNSDARAGEGKMVLQKLLNSPTPLICLLADKENTPPKLGSKLKIGLKDRNEADLVHEVSTALQSLLISSNQRHSLNKCASIARCQGFIVDIDKEQCKQGRAEAEVLLTLLKKKNVSAMKAEFLPLQGDLWHMWSIKDKELTRLKRKNNVSIEQQRSDIESQKQTIRNKQLEKAFPLNDFMRSFLHILHSNAQCSKLYFLQWFKMFLDELSSETLSSLYQQYHNVWSDLKKEKQRGKNKCVIQKMEANLEQLSTKINMSTLGLEHILRELGQIYEPLEIFPEKQKSFFTLPKIAAHLMVSGYPVELMDGDAAHVPVKWIGAVLEELIKILGDKKLYVLSVLGIQSTGKSTLLNAMFGLQFAVSAGRCTRGAFMQLVKVDEEIKHELNFEYMLIVDTEGLRAIEISNNSVNHDNELATFVIGLGNITVINIFGENPSEMQDILQIAVQAFLRMKRVNLRPSCLFVHQNVGEITAKEKNMEGRRRLQEKLDEMTLCAAQQEQCEVTCFNDVIQFDVNTHIHYFAHLWEGDPPMAPPNPSYSENVQELKKVILYSGKQEKKANILSISKFKARVNDLWNALLNENFVFSFKNSLEIAAYSKLEMKHSQWAWSLREQMLMLQNTIHNQIHNDVIKSVDIAFLTKQFDEKYKNILEDLNKFFTEEKDSELLVQWRANAENRLCTLKGDLIDEVKRKADELFTAKQNSKEMNHFKEKYEDEMFEKSKNMALTLKGRKLNDEELQEKFDEMWNALITEVANTIVMPQPPKIHQDLENVFLERFKTETNLIDTIRHSYKWKNFLAVFTKHIQSKRRLWIIPEKLQPDEKMKIKDKTYDLRRRIDEYIDKKEQDKMDYQCIYFHEILNLINMEISTMLENKLKYLAEYRLYVSLFLCQKAAERFVFISDGFRKANNPLDYLESKKNQFWQSFKISCKETTETASLAEFLCNMLKGSIQQQVIEKAAIQLAGDMKSNDPSLNGNRSKLEYSLLKSLAEKERFRDYIKYIKDPKSAVEVFIQKRVHKICSEKAKISEILKINVDFFRQLISKTIDKSTVEVTDKRGDVKSWLERFCQGLKNDMKLSASDLKSVRYQNISDIGFLKEAMTKALQIVVQSLKEELSVYDLNTLESKTFTMLFGQFSGCWKQCPFCEAVCTHTTSSHDGCHSMQFHRTNGLRGCHWDKTRYFCTEICTTLVASDLICVVDDEKRFFYKTYKYAGAPYNQWSITPDNSALSYWKWVTWRFESDFEKYYNLKFQDKGKIPSQWRSISKQDAIREIEKRMSSTTHNYVGALRQTIKGVIPHLKRESDQM, encoded by the coding sequence ATGGAAATGGCAGGCTATTGTGATGGGAGTTCTACTAATATTGAGCTTGCCAATAAAGTTAAAGAGATTGGCTTGGATCCTGAGTATTGGCTCTGTGTGCTTGAAGAAAAGTTGGGCATTAATAATGTGCAATCAATACAATACATTCAGCCTGAAGACTACTCAATCCTAGAAGAAAAGACTCGTTATCTATGGGAAAAGAGAGCATTACGTAAACTATTCAATGTGCCAGATAGCAGTACAAATATTAAGGAAACACAAGAGAAGCGATGTCAggtaatgaaagaaaaaaataaacaggcATTAAAGATAATAACTAAGCTAAAAACATTAAGTTTTGAAGGCAAAGATCGACATGATGAAATGATCAGGCAAAGAGAAGAAGAAATACGTAAAGCCCTAGAAATTCCTTCTGAATGTTCTGCACCATCTGAAAAGTCATTAGTGGATCTCATAGATCACTATGAAAAGCAGATTAAGCTCATGGAAGAATCATTTTTAACAAAAGTCAATATAAAAGATGAAGATGTCCTTAAATATGCTTCTGGGGGTTTAGCACTTGAGGGATTGAGCCAAACGAGAAACATTGATGCCGTGTTTAAGAAACGTGAACCACTGCTGTGTGTTCCAAAAGATTTTCAACTACTTGGACCAGAGCAAAGTCCAGTATTTCAGCAAAAGGAATTTACATCTCAAATAGAGGAAACCAGTTTTCAAAAAGCAGTTGAAAAAATAGGGATAAGTTTAAGTAGCTCAGTTAATTTAGATTTTATCGGCTATGGTCTTAAAGGTAGTATAAATTACAGCAAAGGTTCAGGATCTGAGAAAACCAGTAAGCGCTCAAGTCATAAGACTTATGTTTGTACAACAATATACAATTACATCCCATTAGCATCCTGCTACTTCACTAAGGATCAGCTTAGGCTTTCACAGGAAGCTCTAATTGCATTAAAAGACATTGAACAACTAATTGACATAAATTCAGATGAACAAGTTGTAAGAACCAAATGTACAGATTTTTTCCAGAGATTTAGCACCCATGCCAACCTGGGCCCTATACATTTCGGGGGAATATATTGGTGGAGAGCTTCCATGGAAGGCATAACATCTAATGAGATGCAAGAAGCTAAAAGAAACCTTTCTGAAGCACTAAACTTCTACATGGGTGCTAGTTATGCTGGAAGTGGAGCAGATTTTCACATATCAAAAATAAATACACTGGCTTCCATTGACAGATCAACCATCTCTAAATTTCAGAAAGATATTCAGTTCTCTTCCACCAGAACAGGAGGTCCTTCAGAAGTGGAGTCTCTCTTTCACTGGAAATCAGGTCTTGTATCAAGTAATAAGACTTGGAGTGTTATAGATCGTGGATTTCAGCTGATTCCCGTATGGGAGATAATTGTGAGCAATCATAGGGATCAGTTTACAGATATCATGAAACTTTCTTCGAGTTTAATTGATTCTTACACATTATCAACTGGTCTGACTTCAAAACTAATGGTTGGCGAAAATCGTGTAACTGCTTTGGAAAAAGCTAAACTTTTCCTACAGAaagtaaagtcctggaaaactgaGGATTGTAAAGAACATTTGAAAACATTGATTGACTTTAAACAAACACTAAATGAAACCACCAAACGTTACAGTGCTTGGGTGAATTTATGCCTGTCAGATAAAGGTCTTCAAGAATTTTTATTGAATATTGTTAAGGGATATCAAGAAAGTACAGACAAGGATGTGTATCTCATAAAAATTTTACTTCAAGAATTACTTGAGACCCATATTTATTCAGTAGATCATTTTCCAGATGCTTCATTTATTATGAGGTGGATTTATAATTCTGAGCAGGATGAACTTGATCAGATTTATGTGTCTGAATTTAGGGAGCTCCTTGATGTTTTGAAGAAATCAAGAGAAAATGTTTCTCCCGTTACATTCTGTCTGTCATCATCCACAGAAGAACAATACCAAGCAAAGATTAAAGCTACGCAGCACATTAGTCTCTCACTTAATTCATTTTTAAAAACCATGAGGAAAATGAAACAGAAAGATACAGAATTACTGGTGCTCCTTATTGCAAATAACTCTGGATACTGTGTAAAAAATTCCTACTTCCGTAACATTTTAGGAAGTAAAGATGTAGAATGTTTGCAGAGTAGCATGGAAGAAGTCTATAAGGAATATTCAGATCTTAAAGCTCAGTGTGCTGAACAGGCGCAAGCATTTGTACTATACACAGGATTAACATCTtcaggtgaatataaaaaaatgaCTGTGCAACAGAAAACAGACCGTTTGAATTTCATGGAAAGTCATCTAGAAGGTTATATTTTTTCTAATGTTGACAAAATCATTCATCAGCATTCACAATTTTGTAATTGGAGGAAAATGGAAGATAATCTAAGAGCATTTGCCTAtggaaatatagaaaaaaaggaatttagCACTGATGAAATTGCTAAAGAACTGGAAAATATCTGTCAGGACGAAATAAGGTTAATAAACCCTGATCAACAAAGTAACAGTAGTAACATGGACGAAGACTTTTTGCTATTGTTGAAAAGACTCAACCTTGTAGAATATTACCCACAAAAAATGAAAACAGCTGATTTTCATAAGATATTTAGATCTTCCATGTGTGAAACACAGACTTTAGGAGAAGACCAACTTTTATTCCACTACTTACAAAAGTTGCTTATGTTGGACTATCGTGCTAGATATGTACAATGCAAAAGTGCTGAAGCTCTCGGTCAGAAAAACACCCTAACCGTAAAGGAAGAGGATAGAAATGTCACAGCTGATAATTTCTTAGATGATTTCCTTGATGACAGCAATGAAGAATGTGAAAAACAAATTGCAAGTAATGAACAACCTATTCACCCTATGGATGTACAGATGGCACTTTTTCATTGTGCtaatgatttcatgagacaatATATTTACACAAAACTTTCAATTTGTCAATTTGCTCTACCTCTGTTGGTAAGTAATCCTAGCACAAAGTGTATCGAGTTTCCTCTTTGGTCTTTCCAAGAAGTTAAGAAGAAATGGAAATCAAAAAGTGGAGCAAACAAAGATGATAAATCTAATAACACATTTATTACTGCGGCTGAAACTCCTATCGTATCTTTCATTCGCTTTGGTCCATCAACTTCATCCAAGTCGCAAATAATTAACTGGTTGATGAGCAAACAAAGACATGACATCTTCTTTCACCGTCATTGCAAAGGAAGTAGCAAGAACTCTTTGCTAATAAATGGCATTACAGAAATTGCTTGGTATTGCCCAGGTGGGAAGGATGATGATGCATTTGATGACTGCATTGCATTTACTAATCTACATGGTGATGCCCGAGAACATGATAAACAAGTACAATTTTTAGAACAGATTTCCTCAGTCATTGTAGTCTTGTTCAATAACTCTGATGCAAGGGCAGGAGAAGGTAAAATGGTTCTGCAAAAATTATTGAACTCTCCAACTCCATTAATCTGTCTTCTTGCAGACAAAGAAAATACTCCACCAAAACTTGGTTCAAAATTAAAAATCGGGTTAAAAGACAGAAATGAAGCAGATTTGGTGCATGAAGTATCCACTGCGTTacaatcattattaatcagttCAAATCAAAGACACTCTCTTAATAAATGTGCAAGTATTGCCAGATGTCAAGGATTTATAGTGGATATCGATAAAGAGCAGTGTAAACAAGGAAGAGCTGAAGCTGAGGTTCTCTTGaccttactaaaaaaaaaaaatgtctctgCTATGAAGGCGGAATTTCTTCCATTACAAGGCGATCTGTGGCACATGTGGAGCATAAAAGACAAGGAACTCACTAGACTCAAGAGAAAGAATAACGTGAGTATTGAGCAACAGCGAAGCGACATTGAGTCTCAAAAACAAACAATAAGAAACAAGCAACTAGAAAAAGCATTTCCTCTGAATGACTTTATGAGGTCTTTCCTACATATTCTACACTCAAATGCCCAGTGCTCAAAACTGTATTTTCTACAATGGTTTAAAATGTTTTTGGATGAATTGTCTTCAGAAACATTATCCTCTCTATATCAACAATATCACAATGTTTGgtcagatttaaaaaaagaaaaacaaaggggCAAAAATAAATGTGTTATCCAAAAAATGGAAGCCAACCTAGAACAACTATCGACCAAAATCAATATGTCAACACTTGGGCTTGAGCACATTCTGCGAGAACTGGGACAAATTTATGAACCTTTAGAAATCTTTCCTGAGAAACAGAAAAGCTTTTTCACTTTACCAAAAATTGCAGCACATCTTATGGTTTCAGGGTATCCAGTTGAGCTTATGGATGGTGATGCTGCACATGTACCAGTGAAGTGGATAGGAGCTGTTTTGGAAGAACTGATAAAAATATTGGGTGATAAAAAGCTTTATGTCCTTTCTGTACTAGGTATACAGAGCACAGGTAAATCCACTTTACTCAATGCTATGTTTGGCCTGCAGTTTGCAGTGAGTGCTGGAAGATGTACTCGAGGAGCATTTATGCAGCTTGTTAAGGTTGACGAAGAAATTAAACATGAACTAAACTTTGAATATATGCTTATTGTAGATACTGAGGGATTAAGAGCCATTGAAATATCAAACAATTCAGTAAACCATGATAATGAACTGGCTACATTTGTAATTGGATTGGGGAATATTACAGTAATCaacatttttggtgaaaatcctTCTGAAATGCAAGACATTCTCCAGATTGCTGTTCAAGCATTTCTGCGAATGAAACGAGTTAACCTAAGACCAAGCTGTCTGTTTGTTCATCAAAATGTTGGAGAGATCAcagctaaagaaaaaaacatggagggaagaAGGCGGCTTCAAGAGAAATTGGATGAAATGACATTGTGTGCAGCGCAACAGGAGCAGTGTGAGGTCACTTGTtttaatgatgtcattcagtTTGATGTAAATACTCATATTCACTATTTTGCCCACTTATGGGAAGGTGACCCACCAATGGCCCCTCCAAATCCAAGTTACAGTGAAAATGTGCAAGAGTTAAAGAAGGTCATACTCTATTcaggaaaacaggaaaaaaaagctaATATTTTGAGTATTTCAAAGTTTAAAGCACGTGTTAATGATCTGTGGAACGCACTGCTTAATGAGAACTTTGTATTCAGTTTTAAGAATTCTCTTGAAATTGCTGCTTATAGCAAGCTGGAAATGAAACACAGTCAATGGGCTTGGTCTCTAAGAGAGCAAATGCTGATGCTTCAAAACACAATCCACAATCAAATTCACAATGATGTAATAAAATCTGTAGATATAGCATTCCTTACCAAGCAGTttgatgaaaaatacaaaaacattctGGAGGATCTGAACAAATTTTTTACAGAAGAAAAAGATAGCGAGTTATTAGTGCAATGGAGGGCAAATGCAGAAAACAGACTCTGCACTCTTAAAGGTGATCTTATAGACGAGGTGAAGAGAAAAGCTGATGAATTGTTTACAGCAAAACAGAATAGTAAAGAAATGAACCATTTTAAGGAGAAATATGAAGATGAAATGTTTGAGAAAAGCAAAAACATGGCCTTGACTTTGAAAGGAAGAAAACTTAATGATGAAGAATTGCAGGAAAAATTTGATGAGATGTGGAATGCCTTGATTACTGAAGTAGCCAACACAATAGTTATGCCTCAGCCTCCTAAGATTCACCAAGATTTAGAAAATGTTTTCCTAGAACGCTTCAAAACAGAAACCAATCTTATTGATACAATTCGTCATTCTTATAAGTGGAAGAATTTTCTTGCAGTGTTCACGAAGCACATTCAGAGCAAACGAAGATTGTGGATTATTCCTGAAAAGCTTCAACCTGATGAGAAGATGAAAATAAAAGATAAAACATATGATCTAAGGAGGAGAATTGATGAATATATTGATAAAAAGGAGCAAGACAAAATGGATTATCAGTGCATCTATTTTCATGAAATTTTGAACCTGATAAACATGGAAATATCTACAATGCTGGAAAACAAGTTGAAATATTTAGCAGAATACAGACTGTATGTATCGCTGTTCTTGTGTCAAAAAGCTGCCGAAAGATTTGTCTTCATCTCAGATGGTTTTAGAAAAGCTAATAATCCTCTTGATTACCTAGAAAGTAAAAAGAATCAATTTTGGCAaagttttaaaatctcctgcaaaGAAACAACAGAAACGGCATCACTAGCGGAGTTCTTATGCAATATGCTAAAAGGTTCCATCCAACAACAAGTGATAGAAAAAGCTGCGATTCAGTTAGCTGGTGACATGAAAAGCAATGACCCTTCTTTAAATGGGAACAGATCTAAACTAGAGTACTCTTTACTGAAGTCATTGGCAGAaaaggaaagattcagagattATATTAAATATATCAAAGATCCTAAATCAGCAGTTGAAGTTTTTATCCAAAAACGTGTTCACAAGATTTGTAGTGAAAAGGCCAAGATCTCTGAAATTCTGAAGATTAACGTGGATTTTTTTAGACAACTCATATCAAAAACTATAGATAAATCAACTGTGGAGGTCACAGACAAACGCGGAGATGTTAAATCATGGCTGGAAAGGTTTTGCCAAGGGCTTAAAAATGATATGAAACTGTCAGCAAGTGACCTGAAAAGTGTTCGGTATCAGAACATAAGTGACATAGGTTTTCTCAAGGAGGCAATGACTAAGGCTTTACAAATAGTAGTGCAATCCCTGAAAGAGGAGCTATCTGTATACGATCTGAATACTCTTGAAAGTAAGACCTTCACAATGTTGTTTGGCCAGTTTTCTGGATGCTGGAAACAGTGTCCATTTTGTGAAGCCGTTTGCACACATACTACAAGTTCACATGATGGATGCCATAGTATGCAGTTCCATCGGACAAATGGTTTAAGAGGTTGTCACTGGGATAAAACCAGATATTTTTGCACAGAGATATGCACTACTCTTGTAGCAAGTGATTTAATATGTGTAGTAGATGATGAAAAAAGATTTTTCTACAAAACGTATAAATATGCAGGTGCTCCTTACAACCAGTGGTCTATTACTCCAGACAACTccgcattatcctactggaagtGGGTCACCTGGCGTTTTGAATCAGATTTTGAAAAATATTACAATTTAAAGTTTCAAGATAAAGGAAAAATCCCTTCACAATGGAGATCAATATCCAAACAGGATGCCATTAGGGAGATTGAAAAACGTATGTCATCTACAACACACAATTATGTTGGTGCACTAAGacaaactattaaaggggttatcccgcatTTAAAAAGAGAGTCTGACCAGATGTGA